One window from the genome of Flavobacterium agricola encodes:
- a CDS encoding NAD(P)/FAD-dependent oxidoreductase, which yields MAGVFYFCIMKDFLIVGLGLAGISFSETLRAHNKSFTVISDQSFNSSVIAGGMYNPVVLKRYSEVWKAQEQLNAAMPLYTAIQKRLKVEFLNPMPVYRKFASIEEQNNWFIAADKPKMAPFLSTKLIKIQVPSIYAPYGYGEVLHSGYLDTKLLTEVYAAELLSQANLQQEHFDYNALQVQNDAVVYKGESYKNIVFADGFGLHANPYFNNLPLDGTKGELLIIKAPDLQINFILKSSIFIMPIGNDLYKVGATYNWTDKTDAITEEGKQELLTELKQLITCNFEVVHHFAGVRPTVRDRRPLVGQHYEHKNLFVLNGLGTRGVMFGPFLAQALYQFIYEGAELEKEININRIYKKLDIRIQHKNA from the coding sequence ATGGCAGGAGTTTTTTATTTTTGCATCATGAAAGATTTTTTAATTGTTGGTTTAGGGTTAGCAGGCATTTCGTTTTCCGAAACCTTACGTGCCCATAACAAATCATTTACCGTAATTTCAGACCAATCCTTTAATTCGTCTGTAATTGCTGGCGGTATGTACAATCCGGTAGTTTTAAAACGCTATTCAGAAGTTTGGAAAGCGCAAGAACAATTGAATGCTGCTATGCCGCTTTATACTGCTATTCAAAAGCGTTTAAAAGTTGAATTTTTAAACCCGATGCCGGTATATCGTAAATTCGCCTCGATTGAAGAACAAAATAATTGGTTTATTGCTGCAGATAAACCCAAAATGGCTCCATTTCTTTCAACCAAATTGATTAAAATTCAAGTTCCAAGCATTTATGCACCTTACGGATATGGTGAAGTTTTACATTCGGGATATTTAGATACCAAATTGTTAACCGAAGTTTATGCTGCCGAATTACTTTCACAAGCCAATTTGCAACAAGAACATTTTGATTACAATGCGTTGCAAGTGCAAAATGATGCTGTGGTTTATAAAGGTGAAAGCTATAAAAATATTGTATTTGCAGACGGGTTTGGTTTACACGCTAATCCGTATTTTAATAACTTACCTTTAGACGGCACCAAAGGTGAATTATTAATCATTAAAGCACCCGATTTACAAATCAATTTCATTTTAAAATCATCAATTTTTATCATGCCAATCGGTAATGATTTATATAAAGTTGGTGCAACCTACAATTGGACCGATAAAACCGATGCAATAACAGAAGAAGGAAAACAAGAATTACTTACCGAACTAAAGCAACTAATTACTTGCAATTTTGAGGTTGTGCATCATTTTGCTGGTGTACGTCCAACCGTTCGCGATCGTCGTCCGTTAGTTGGTCAGCATTATGAGCATAAAAACCTATTTGTTTTAAATGGTTTAGGTACGCGTGGTGTTATGTTTGGACCGTTTTTGGCCCAAGCTTTGTACCAATTTATTTATGAAGGTGCGGAATTAGAAAAAGAAATTAATATTAATCGTATCTATAAAAAATTAGATATTCGAATTCAACATAAAAATGCTTAA
- the porN gene encoding type IX secretion system ring subunit PorN/GldN → MQKRFLLLFSSIIFSSTATFAQSNLLNAKIPEEIGEKTAAQLEADNDKPLPYPWINDRDVLYGKRVWEIIDLDERINFPFYFPIEDNLGSGRKPLFSVLLDGIKDGEVTEVFSDSYFQSRKTLEEILSSFTFSELTNEGNEIVNMYNGRSEEELKAQGILEEWHFVNSEVTPADVVQYKLVGYWFFDAMQAEMKFRVLGIAPVAVDALSKARGMEDATTELFWVFYPSVRDLLHEHYAFNNRNSSVPFSFDNLFTGRRFGSVIYKEENVYGDRAIDEYIIENAQMQLLESQRIKEKIRDIEQDMWTY, encoded by the coding sequence ATGCAAAAAAGATTTTTATTACTATTTTCTTCAATCATATTTTCTTCAACCGCAACATTTGCGCAATCTAACTTGTTGAATGCGAAGATTCCTGAAGAAATTGGGGAAAAAACAGCAGCGCAATTAGAAGCAGATAACGACAAACCGTTACCTTACCCATGGATTAATGACCGTGATGTATTGTACGGAAAGCGCGTTTGGGAAATTATTGATTTAGATGAGCGCATCAACTTTCCATTTTATTTCCCAATCGAAGATAATTTAGGAAGTGGTAGAAAACCTTTATTTAGCGTTCTTTTAGATGGAATTAAAGATGGTGAAGTCACTGAAGTTTTTTCTGATTCGTATTTTCAAAGCCGAAAAACTTTAGAAGAAATTTTGTCTTCTTTTACCTTTTCTGAATTAACTAACGAAGGAAACGAAATTGTAAACATGTACAACGGACGTTCTGAAGAAGAGTTAAAAGCACAAGGAATTTTAGAAGAATGGCATTTTGTTAATTCTGAAGTAACACCTGCCGATGTGGTACAATACAAATTAGTAGGTTATTGGTTTTTTGATGCCATGCAAGCTGAAATGAAATTCCGTGTTTTAGGAATTGCACCAGTAGCTGTTGATGCTTTATCTAAAGCACGTGGTATGGAAGATGCAACAACCGAACTTTTTTGGGTTTTTTATCCATCTGTTCGTGATTTACTACATGAGCATTATGCATTTAACAACCGCAATTCATCTGTGCCTTTCTCGTTCGATAATTTATTTACAGGCCGTCGTTTCGGATCTGTTATTTACAAAGAAGAAAACGTTTATGGTGACCGAGCAATTGATGAGTACATTATAGAAAATGCTCAAATGCAATTATTAGAATCTCAAAGAATTAAAGAGAAAATTCGCGATATCGAACAAGATATGTGGACGTATTAA